In Blautia wexlerae DSM 19850, a single window of DNA contains:
- a CDS encoding energy-coupling factor transporter transmembrane component T, whose amino-acid sequence MTDAFSRCHPVLNFFYFAVVLGFTMFIQHPVYLAVSFVAATAYSMWLNGVKKVLKINFLLTLPSLLIVALLNPMFNHYGVTPLLYIESSGNWVTLEAMVYGIVLGCVLFIMILWFSCYNQIMTSDKFIYLFGRIIPAMSLMLSMALRFVPHFMAQLKVIRNGQKCVGMDVSNGKWFKKIRYALNMVSILVTWALENAIETADSMKSRGYGLRGRTAFSIYRFNRRDKLLGTMLVGLCVIFGYGCYRGAAFAQYNPRILLAGFTVFGRVPKQSCSPLLAAVTFVSFGVFCFLPLILDLCEESAMKKSRSHVQGEMAVTYRKIYEDMEGEAR is encoded by the coding sequence ATGACTGATGCTTTTTCCAGGTGCCATCCTGTTTTAAATTTCTTTTATTTTGCCGTGGTGCTGGGGTTTACCATGTTTATCCAGCACCCGGTTTACCTGGCAGTCTCTTTTGTGGCTGCCACAGCTTACTCCATGTGGCTTAACGGAGTAAAGAAGGTTCTGAAAATCAATTTTCTTCTGACGCTACCGAGTCTCCTTATCGTGGCACTCTTAAACCCGATGTTTAACCATTACGGAGTCACACCGCTTCTTTATATAGAAAGCAGCGGAAACTGGGTTACGCTGGAGGCAATGGTATATGGAATCGTTCTGGGATGTGTACTTTTTATTATGATTTTGTGGTTCTCCTGCTATAACCAGATCATGACAAGTGATAAATTTATCTATCTTTTTGGCAGGATTATCCCTGCGATGTCTCTGATGCTGTCTATGGCGCTTCGGTTTGTGCCTCACTTTATGGCCCAGCTGAAGGTGATCCGCAATGGACAGAAATGCGTGGGGATGGATGTGAGCAATGGCAAATGGTTTAAGAAGATCCGTTATGCGTTAAATATGGTGTCCATTCTTGTCACATGGGCACTGGAAAATGCGATTGAGACGGCTGATTCCATGAAAAGCCGTGGCTATGGGTTAAGAGGACGTACGGCTTTTTCTATTTACCGTTTTAACAGAAGGGATAAACTACTGGGAACTATGCTTGTCGGGCTTTGTGTGATTTTCGGATATGGATGTTACCGGGGAGCTGCTTTTGCACAGTACAATCCCAGAATCCTGCTTGCCGGTTTTACTGTTTTCGGAAGGGTTCCGAAGCAGTCGTGCAGTCCGCTGCTGGCTGCTGTCACATTTGTCAGCTTTGGTGTGTTCTGTTTTCTGCCGCTGATTCTGGATCTGTGTGAGGAATCTGCCATGAAGAAAAGCAGAAGCCACGTACAGGGAGAGATGGCAGTGACCTACAGAAAGATTTATGAAGATATGGAAGGAGAAGCGAGATGA
- a CDS encoding ABC transporter ATP-binding protein: protein MKIIEVRDFSFRYANGSRESLSHVSLDVEEGTFNVLCGKSGCGKSTLLRQLKSDLAPFGSSSGKICYYGRDLKEVGHRQQSQEIGYVLQNPENQIVTDKVWHELAFGLESLGYDTPTIRLRVAEMASYFGIHQWFYKNVSELSGGQKQLLNLAAIMAMHPKLLILDEPTSQLDPIAASDFLETVRKINRDIGTTIILTEHRLQDVIPWADRVYVMDKGSLLTQGAPREIGEFLKREHHGMFLSMPVPMQIYAEVENNLPCPLTVKEGRNWITQVMAATSDTVSVCEESYFCKNKQKLQKKLNTVRDKLLSGSKSSMPPAIEVKDVWFRYEKDGKDVVQDLNLEVKQGEFYALVGGNGTGKSTTLSLISRVRAPYRGKILLNGTDIRRYTDTQLYRGYLGVLPQNPQSMFIKKTVREDLYSIIGGAKEKKSSEYTANMRKAEAIEGIVSLTRLEGLLDRHPYDLSGGEQQRLALAKVLLLQPRLLLMDEPTKGLDAEYKQELGDILKKLKAHGITIFMISHDVEFVAEYADRVGLFFQGNVVTCKSARDFFAGNSFYTTAANRMARHYFPDAVTGKEVAACLKARL, encoded by the coding sequence ATGAAGATAATAGAAGTGAGAGATTTTTCCTTCCGTTATGCGAATGGCAGCAGGGAGTCACTGTCTCATGTGTCACTGGATGTGGAGGAGGGTACCTTTAATGTGCTGTGCGGTAAGAGTGGCTGTGGCAAGAGTACGCTGCTTCGCCAGCTGAAGTCGGATCTGGCTCCTTTTGGCAGCAGTTCCGGGAAAATCTGTTATTATGGGCGGGATTTGAAGGAAGTCGGCCACCGGCAGCAGAGCCAGGAAATTGGCTATGTACTGCAAAATCCCGAAAATCAGATCGTGACAGATAAGGTGTGGCATGAGCTTGCATTTGGTCTGGAAAGTCTGGGGTATGATACGCCTACGATTCGTCTGAGAGTGGCAGAGATGGCAAGCTATTTCGGGATTCATCAGTGGTTTTATAAGAATGTCTCGGAGCTGTCCGGAGGGCAGAAGCAGCTTTTAAACCTGGCGGCGATCATGGCTATGCACCCGAAACTTCTGATTCTGGATGAGCCGACTTCTCAGCTTGATCCGATCGCGGCTTCTGATTTTCTGGAAACGGTGAGAAAGATTAACCGGGATATCGGCACTACCATAATTCTGACGGAGCACCGGCTGCAGGATGTCATTCCGTGGGCGGACAGGGTATATGTGATGGATAAGGGCAGTCTGCTCACGCAGGGGGCGCCACGGGAGATCGGTGAGTTCCTGAAGAGGGAACATCATGGAATGTTTCTGTCTATGCCGGTTCCCATGCAGATTTATGCAGAGGTAGAAAATAATCTGCCATGTCCGCTGACTGTAAAAGAGGGAAGGAACTGGATCACACAGGTGATGGCAGCAACTTCTGATACAGTTTCTGTTTGTGAAGAAAGTTATTTTTGTAAAAATAAACAAAAACTGCAAAAAAAGCTGAATACAGTCAGAGATAAACTGCTGTCTGGTTCCAAAAGCTCTATGCCACCGGCTATTGAGGTAAAGGATGTGTGGTTTCGTTATGAAAAAGACGGAAAGGATGTTGTGCAGGATCTGAACCTGGAAGTAAAGCAGGGAGAATTTTATGCGCTTGTCGGTGGAAACGGAACGGGGAAAAGTACGACTTTATCGCTGATCAGTCGTGTCCGTGCTCCCTACAGAGGCAAGATTCTCCTGAATGGGACTGATATCCGCAGGTATACGGATACCCAGCTTTACAGAGGGTATCTGGGTGTGCTGCCACAGAATCCCCAGAGCATGTTTATCAAGAAGACAGTCCGGGAGGATCTGTATTCTATCATCGGTGGGGCAAAGGAGAAGAAATCTTCCGAATACACTGCCAATATGAGGAAGGCAGAGGCAATCGAGGGAATCGTAAGTCTGACCAGACTGGAAGGACTGCTTGACCGTCATCCGTATGATTTAAGCGGTGGAGAACAGCAGCGTCTTGCACTGGCTAAGGTTCTGCTGTTGCAGCCGAGGCTTCTTCTGATGGATGAACCAACGAAGGGGCTGGATGCAGAATATAAACAGGAACTGGGAGACATTTTAAAGAAGCTCAAAGCTCACGGGATCACTATCTTTATGATCTCGCATGATGTGGAGTTTGTCGCAGAATATGCAGACAGGGTCGGCCTGTTCTTTCAGGGAAATGTGGTGACGTGTAAGAGTGCAAGGGATTTCTTTGCGGGAAACAGCTTTTATACGACTGCTGCCAATCGCATGGCAAGGCATTATTTTCCTGATGCTGTTACCGGAAAGGAGGTGGCTGCGTGCTTGAAGGCAAGGCTTTAG